A part of Flavobacteriaceae bacterium GSB9 genomic DNA contains:
- a CDS encoding lysine transporter LysE — protein MNITLVFFLGVVFALLGVVPPGLLNMTAAKISLKEGHVRGIVFSIGVCVVVFAQTYLASIFARYLSKHPEVISVLRGVALVIFILITIYFLFVAKPAPKQQIEPKMKSKHSRFFQGMLLSAINVFPIPYQAYVTITLASIGWLTFEQINIISYVAGAGTGTFVTLYMYIFFFDKIKGKAFTSQKNMNLIIGGITGIISVVTLVNIIQEF, from the coding sequence GTGAACATCACGCTTGTCTTTTTTTTAGGAGTTGTTTTTGCGCTCTTGGGGGTAGTGCCTCCAGGACTTCTAAATATGACCGCAGCAAAAATCAGCCTAAAAGAAGGACATGTTAGGGGAATTGTGTTTTCAATTGGTGTTTGCGTTGTGGTTTTTGCACAAACCTATTTGGCATCAATTTTTGCGCGTTATTTAAGTAAGCATCCCGAAGTAATTAGTGTGCTTCGCGGTGTGGCCTTAGTTATTTTTATCTTAATAACCATTTATTTTTTATTTGTAGCCAAACCTGCTCCAAAGCAGCAAATTGAACCCAAAATGAAAAGTAAACACAGCCGATTTTTTCAGGGTATGTTGCTCTCCGCTATAAATGTCTTCCCAATACCTTATCAGGCTTATGTTACGATTACGCTCGCTTCAATTGGATGGTTAACGTTCGAGCAAATAAATATTATTTCGTATGTGGCCGGAGCTGGTACAGGTACGTTTGTTACGTTGTATATGTACATTTTCTTCTTCGATAAAATAAAGGGGAAAGCCTTTACGAGCCAAAAAAACATGAACCTTATTATTGGGGGCATTACTGGAATAATATCGGTGGTAACGCTTGTTAATATCATTCAGGAATTTTAG
- the nifJ gene encoding pyruvate:ferredoxin (flavodoxin) oxidoreductase: MKKFPKLICDANEAVARVAHKTNEVCAIYPITPASPMGEHVDVYSSKGQKNIWENIPRIVEMQSEGGASGAVHGSLQAGALTTTFTASQGLLLMIPNMYKIAGELLPSVIHVAARTIATHALSIFGDHSDVMAARQTGFAMLFGGSVQEAQDFALISQVATLKSRVPFMNIFDGFRTSHEISKIDSITDDIIKDMMPEDKILDHKKRSLDPDHPVVRGTSQNPDVFFQAREAANLYYEKVPSIVEKTMDAFYNHTGRKYGLFDYVGHPEAEKIIVIMGSGQGPVMEAVDTMVKNGEKVGAIIVRLFRPFSISHFVDALPETVKKVAVLDRTKEPGSLGEPLYQDVVTAFTESERIMPKIIGGRYGLSSKEFDPAMVKAIFDELSKDKPKKHFTIGIHDDVSHTSLEVGERLKTVKNTFNCMFYGLGSDGTVGANKNSIKIIGETTDNYVQGYFVYDSKKAGAQTVSHLRFGPEPIYSTYLIHKADFIACHQFNFVEKYDILKNIKKGGTFLLNAPFSKDDIWDELPMRMQDEIIKNELNFYVIDASKVAHDAKLGKRTNTVLQTCFFAISGVLPKDEAIQKIKEAIVKSYSKKGDKVVQMNFNAVDKSLENLQKVDYINKITSDVELKASMTGAEDPFVKEVLGKILAGKGDELPVSAFPVDGTFPTGTTQFEKRGIADFVPVWDGEDLCTQCNKCVAICPHAAIRAKVVSNDELANKPASLKAVPAKGRPFNKETESYVLQVSPQDCTGCDLCVAVCPAVSKEDPDFKAINMHSKLDVESIEDKNWDYFVKLPDYNRTELQITNVKGSQFLEPLFEFSGACSGCGETPYIKMLTQLYGDSIMIANATGCSSIYGGNLPTTPYKANKFGRGPAWANSLFEDNAEFGFGMKLALSKKQEIAVGLLKSLEREIGTDLVEAILKNEERTEAEKAENFSNLDKLKAKLTSIDKPEAKKLAELTEYLRRKSVWILGGDGWAYDIGYGGVDHVLASGEDINIMVLDTEIYSNTGGQTSKSTPLGASAKFSVSGKRTGKKSLALQAISYGNVYVAQVAMGAKDLQTLKAIEEAEAYPGPSIIIAYSHCGDHGYDLKDAAIHQEKAIETGYWPLFRFDPSKPKGKKFRLDSKAPSAPLEDFMYTETRFSRVVKDNAELGKQLLKQAQEEVDTKWERLELFRDL, translated from the coding sequence TGCGTTAACCACAACATTTACGGCCTCACAGGGCCTGCTACTCATGATACCCAACATGTACAAAATAGCAGGAGAACTTCTTCCTTCTGTTATCCATGTAGCGGCCAGAACAATTGCAACACATGCCTTATCTATATTTGGTGACCATTCTGATGTTATGGCGGCTAGACAAACAGGTTTTGCTATGCTATTTGGTGGTTCTGTACAGGAGGCGCAAGATTTTGCTCTTATCTCACAAGTAGCAACATTAAAATCAAGAGTGCCTTTCATGAACATTTTTGACGGATTTAGAACATCTCATGAAATCTCTAAGATAGACAGCATTACGGACGACATCATTAAAGATATGATGCCCGAAGACAAAATTTTGGATCACAAAAAACGTTCTTTAGATCCAGATCATCCCGTTGTTAGAGGTACATCACAAAATCCTGATGTTTTTTTCCAAGCACGAGAAGCGGCCAATCTTTACTATGAAAAAGTTCCGAGCATTGTTGAAAAAACGATGGACGCGTTCTACAACCATACTGGTAGAAAGTATGGTTTGTTCGATTATGTAGGTCATCCTGAAGCAGAAAAAATAATCGTTATTATGGGCTCTGGTCAAGGCCCTGTTATGGAAGCAGTAGACACTATGGTGAAAAATGGCGAAAAAGTTGGTGCTATTATTGTGAGATTGTTCAGACCATTCTCTATTAGTCATTTTGTAGATGCTTTACCAGAAACTGTTAAAAAAGTAGCCGTTTTAGATAGAACAAAAGAACCTGGAAGTTTAGGCGAACCGCTATATCAAGACGTGGTTACTGCTTTTACAGAAAGTGAACGGATTATGCCAAAAATAATAGGTGGCCGTTATGGTCTTTCTTCAAAAGAGTTTGACCCTGCAATGGTAAAAGCTATTTTTGATGAGCTCAGTAAGGACAAACCAAAAAAACATTTTACCATTGGTATACATGATGATGTATCCCACACCAGCTTGGAGGTAGGTGAGAGGCTTAAAACAGTTAAGAATACCTTTAACTGCATGTTCTATGGATTAGGTTCTGATGGTACTGTCGGTGCCAACAAGAACTCCATTAAAATAATTGGTGAAACTACCGATAATTATGTACAAGGCTATTTTGTTTATGACTCTAAAAAAGCGGGTGCACAAACCGTATCTCACTTACGTTTTGGCCCAGAACCTATTTACTCAACTTACTTAATACACAAAGCTGATTTTATTGCATGTCACCAATTCAACTTTGTTGAAAAATATGATATCCTAAAAAACATCAAAAAGGGAGGCACGTTCCTATTAAATGCACCGTTTTCCAAAGATGACATTTGGGACGAACTTCCAATGCGCATGCAAGACGAGATTATTAAAAACGAATTGAATTTCTACGTCATAGATGCATCTAAAGTAGCCCACGACGCAAAATTAGGTAAGCGAACCAATACCGTTCTTCAAACTTGTTTCTTTGCTATTTCTGGTGTACTTCCAAAAGATGAAGCCATTCAAAAAATCAAGGAAGCCATTGTAAAATCTTACTCTAAAAAAGGAGACAAGGTGGTTCAAATGAACTTTAATGCCGTGGACAAATCTTTGGAAAATCTCCAAAAGGTTGACTATATCAATAAAATCACAAGTGATGTTGAACTGAAAGCTTCAATGACTGGAGCTGAAGACCCATTTGTAAAAGAAGTTTTAGGTAAAATATTAGCTGGTAAAGGTGATGAATTACCTGTAAGCGCATTCCCTGTTGATGGTACATTCCCAACCGGAACTACACAATTCGAAAAACGGGGCATTGCAGATTTTGTACCTGTTTGGGATGGTGAAGATCTTTGTACACAATGTAACAAATGTGTTGCCATTTGTCCGCACGCCGCCATTAGAGCTAAAGTAGTTTCTAACGATGAATTGGCAAACAAACCGGCATCTTTAAAAGCAGTACCTGCAAAAGGTAGACCTTTTAACAAAGAAACAGAATCTTACGTGCTTCAAGTATCTCCACAAGATTGTACAGGGTGTGATTTGTGTGTGGCCGTTTGTCCTGCTGTAAGCAAAGAAGACCCAGACTTTAAAGCCATAAACATGCACAGTAAATTGGATGTTGAAAGCATTGAAGACAAAAACTGGGACTACTTTGTAAAATTGCCTGATTATAACCGAACCGAATTGCAAATCACCAATGTTAAAGGCTCTCAATTCTTAGAACCTTTATTCGAGTTTTCTGGTGCTTGTTCCGGTTGTGGTGAAACACCCTATATTAAAATGCTCACCCAACTTTATGGTGACAGTATTATGATTGCCAATGCAACAGGATGTTCATCAATTTACGGTGGTAATTTACCAACAACACCATATAAAGCCAACAAATTTGGTAGAGGTCCAGCTTGGGCTAACTCATTGTTTGAAGACAATGCCGAATTTGGATTTGGAATGAAATTAGCATTATCTAAAAAACAAGAAATAGCTGTTGGTTTATTAAAATCTTTAGAGAGAGAAATAGGTACAGATTTAGTAGAAGCGATTCTCAAAAATGAAGAGAGAACTGAAGCCGAAAAAGCCGAAAATTTTTCAAATCTTGACAAACTGAAAGCAAAACTGACTTCAATTGATAAACCCGAAGCCAAAAAATTAGCAGAATTAACAGAATACTTACGCAGAAAATCTGTTTGGATACTTGGCGGTGATGGTTGGGCTTACGATATTGGTTATGGTGGAGTCGATCATGTTCTGGCATCTGGAGAAGACATCAATATCATGGTATTAGATACAGAAATATACTCCAATACCGGAGGGCAAACCTCTAAATCTACACCCCTTGGAGCGAGTGCAAAATTCTCGGTGTCTGGTAAGCGAACAGGCAAAAAAAGTTTGGCTCTACAAGCCATATCCTATGGCAATGTTTATGTTGCCCAAGTGGCAATGGGAGCTAAAGACCTACAAACCCTCAAAGCCATTGAAGAAGCGGAGGCTTACCCAGGTCCATCAATAATTATAGCGTACTCGCATTGTGGAGATCACGGTTATGACCTCAAGGATGCAGCTATTCATCAAGAAAAAGCAATAGAAACGGGCTATTGGCCATTATTTAGATTTGACCCTTCCAAACCAAAAGGCAAGAAGTTCAGACTAGATTCAAAAGCTCCGTCTGCACCTCTAGAAGACTTTATGTATACCGAAACACGCTTCTCAAGAGTTGTTAAGGACAATGCCGAATTAGGCAAACAACTTCTTAAACAAGCTCAAGAAGAAGTGGATACTAAATGGGAACGATTAGAGCTTTTTAGAGACCTATAA
- a CDS encoding MGMT family protein: MKAETLSFFDRVYAVAKQIPFGRTTSYGAIAKYLGAAKSARMVGYAMNGSKGKDVPAHRVVNRKGLLTGKQHFEGTYLMQQLLESEGIVVVDNQIMDFDKVFWDPSKEL, from the coding sequence ATGAAGGCAGAAACCTTAAGTTTTTTCGATAGAGTTTATGCCGTAGCCAAACAAATCCCGTTTGGGAGGACGACCAGTTACGGTGCCATTGCCAAATATTTGGGCGCTGCTAAAAGTGCAAGAATGGTGGGGTATGCCATGAATGGCTCAAAAGGAAAAGATGTGCCGGCACATAGAGTAGTGAACAGAAAAGGATTGCTTACCGGCAAACAACACTTTGAGGGAACATATTTAATGCAACAACTTTTGGAGAGTGAAGGTATTGTTGTGGTCGATAATCAAATAATGGATTTTGACAAGGTTTTTTGGGACCCTTCAAAGGAATTATGA
- a CDS encoding Mrp/NBP35 family ATP-binding protein, producing the protein MKLKKQDILKALENITVPGEGQNMVESGAVKNVVTFGDEVIVDITIKNPSLQAKKRTEVDILKIIHEKVYEKAKIKVNVTVDVPEKPKANVIKGKPIPGIQNIIAVASGKGGVGKSTLTANLAVSLSKMGFKVGVLDADIYGPSIPIMFDVEAEKPLAVNIEGKSKMKPIENYGVKVLSIGFFTQPNQAVVWRGPMAAKALNQMIFDAHWGELDFLLLDLPPGTGDIHLSIMQSLPITGAVVVSTPQNVALADAKKGVAMFQQDSISVPVLGIIENMAYFTPAELPDNKYYIFGKQGAKNLAEDLNVPFLGEIPLVQSIREAGDVGRPAALQTATPLEQAFEKLTQNVVEEVVRRNDNLPPTEAIKITTMAGCSAVKK; encoded by the coding sequence ATGAAGTTAAAAAAACAAGATATATTAAAGGCGCTCGAAAACATTACGGTTCCCGGTGAAGGGCAAAATATGGTAGAAAGCGGAGCTGTAAAGAATGTGGTAACTTTTGGTGATGAGGTAATTGTGGATATTACCATTAAAAACCCAAGTTTACAAGCTAAAAAGCGTACTGAGGTTGATATTCTAAAAATCATCCATGAGAAAGTTTACGAAAAAGCCAAGATAAAAGTAAACGTAACGGTTGATGTGCCCGAAAAACCAAAAGCCAATGTTATAAAGGGAAAACCAATTCCTGGTATTCAAAATATTATTGCCGTGGCATCGGGTAAGGGTGGTGTTGGAAAATCTACTCTCACGGCCAACTTGGCGGTGTCTTTGTCTAAAATGGGTTTTAAGGTTGGTGTGTTGGATGCCGATATTTATGGTCCTTCAATTCCTATTATGTTTGATGTTGAGGCCGAAAAACCCTTAGCGGTAAACATTGAAGGTAAATCGAAAATGAAACCCATTGAGAATTATGGTGTAAAAGTGCTTTCCATAGGCTTTTTTACACAGCCCAATCAAGCAGTAGTTTGGCGTGGTCCTATGGCAGCAAAAGCTTTAAATCAAATGATTTTTGATGCCCATTGGGGCGAATTGGATTTCTTGCTCTTGGATTTGCCTCCTGGAACGGGCGATATTCATTTAAGTATCATGCAATCTTTGCCGATAACAGGTGCAGTGGTAGTGAGTACACCACAAAATGTGGCATTGGCCGATGCTAAGAAAGGTGTAGCCATGTTTCAGCAAGACAGCATTAGTGTTCCCGTTTTAGGAATTATTGAAAATATGGCTTACTTTACTCCTGCCGAATTACCAGATAATAAATACTATATTTTTGGTAAACAAGGCGCTAAAAACTTGGCAGAGGATTTAAATGTGCCATTTTTAGGAGAAATACCATTAGTGCAAAGTATTCGCGAGGCTGGTGATGTTGGGCGTCCAGCGGCTTTGCAAACCGCAACACCGTTAGAGCAGGCTTTTGAAAAGCTTACGCAAAACGTAGTTGAGGAAGTGGTTAGAAGAAATGATAATTTACCGCCAACCGAAGCCATAAAAATAACAACTATGGCAGGGTGCTCGGCTGTAAAAAAATAA
- the trmB gene encoding tRNA (guanosine(46)-N7)-methyltransferase TrmB, which translates to MGSKNKLKRFKENETFANVFQPTRDELVNSNFSLKGNWRTDFFKNGNPLVLELGCGKGEYSVALAQKYPDKNFIGIDIKGARFWRGAKTAVEENISNVAFLRIQIELIEYAFAENEVDEIWITFPDPQIKYKRTKHRMTNTTFLQRYKKVLKPEGVVNLKTDSEFMHGYTLGLLHGEGHEVLYANHNVYKQEGSPEDVTAIQTFYESQYLEQNKPITYIRFKIK; encoded by the coding sequence TTGGGAAGCAAAAACAAACTTAAACGATTTAAGGAAAACGAAACCTTTGCCAATGTATTCCAGCCAACACGCGATGAATTGGTGAATTCAAACTTTAGTTTAAAGGGCAATTGGCGAACCGATTTTTTTAAAAACGGTAATCCGTTGGTATTAGAACTGGGGTGCGGAAAAGGAGAATATTCGGTGGCTTTGGCGCAAAAGTACCCTGATAAAAATTTTATAGGAATTGATATTAAAGGCGCCCGTTTTTGGCGCGGTGCGAAAACGGCCGTTGAAGAAAACATATCCAATGTGGCTTTTCTTCGCATTCAAATCGAGCTTATCGAGTATGCCTTTGCTGAAAACGAAGTTGATGAAATCTGGATTACCTTTCCCGACCCGCAAATAAAATACAAGCGTACCAAACACCGCATGACCAACACTACGTTTTTGCAACGTTATAAAAAAGTGCTAAAACCAGAAGGCGTTGTAAACCTTAAAACAGATAGCGAGTTTATGCATGGCTATACTTTGGGCTTATTGCACGGAGAGGGGCACGAGGTGCTTTACGCCAACCACAATGTTTACAAACAGGAAGGAAGCCCTGAAGATGTAACAGCCATTCAAACGTTTTACGAATCGCAATATCTAGAACAGAACAAACCAATTACGTATATTCGGTTTAAAATTAAATAG
- a CDS encoding NifU family protein yields MTSEELREKVEIALEEIRPFLQSDGGDISLLSIEDDKLVKVRLQGACVGCSVNQMTLKSGVEMTIKKHAPQIEQVINID; encoded by the coding sequence ATGACTTCAGAAGAATTAAGAGAAAAAGTAGAAATAGCCTTAGAAGAGATAAGGCCGTTTTTGCAAAGTGACGGTGGTGATATTTCACTATTGTCTATAGAGGATGATAAGCTTGTGAAAGTCCGGTTACAGGGTGCGTGCGTTGGTTGCAGTGTTAACCAAATGACACTTAAATCTGGTGTGGAAATGACCATAAAAAAGCATGCTCCACAAATAGAACAGGTTATAAATATAGATTAA
- a CDS encoding porin family protein, with product MKQITFIIAVIILFGSSGFSQSKIGRAEQSLEDDDEQSESSNSGYHYSDNNDGNTGFLTELIGGFFVQLFSYTAYAVAIESPFETESKASQASITKRPYYKTNKGNYSYTLSDDTRLLRTELSGRYLSENKRLKGMHLNLETRFLKRVSLETGYLQLWENNPNFGTDNLALYTMLGKYYRVRSEKFDAFWGLGASYVDGAVDEFGFTYGIGAEWFFSRPLSVEINFNQTFINSQTVNKFNALLNYHHKQYKFIGGYEHLKIGNQDFSNATLGLSIFF from the coding sequence ATGAAGCAAATAACTTTTATTATTGCCGTTATAATTTTGTTTGGTTCTTCTGGTTTTTCGCAAAGTAAAATTGGACGTGCAGAACAGAGCCTTGAAGATGACGACGAGCAGTCTGAAAGTTCTAATTCAGGGTACCATTACAGCGATAATAACGATGGCAATACTGGTTTTTTAACCGAATTAATTGGTGGCTTTTTTGTTCAGCTTTTTAGTTACACCGCCTATGCCGTGGCTATTGAAAGCCCTTTTGAAACCGAAAGCAAAGCAAGCCAAGCTTCCATTACAAAACGTCCTTATTACAAAACTAACAAAGGAAACTACAGCTATACTTTGAGTGATGACACGAGACTTTTAAGAACTGAATTGTCGGGCAGGTATCTCTCTGAAAATAAAAGACTAAAAGGTATGCATCTTAATTTAGAAACACGGTTTTTAAAACGGGTTAGTCTTGAGACCGGCTACCTTCAGCTTTGGGAAAACAATCCAAATTTCGGAACCGACAACCTGGCGCTATATACTATGCTTGGAAAATATTACCGCGTTCGTTCTGAAAAATTTGATGCCTTTTGGGGCTTGGGCGCTTCGTATGTTGATGGCGCCGTTGATGAATTCGGGTTTACATACGGTATAGGTGCCGAATGGTTTTTTTCCAGACCTTTAAGTGTCGAAATAAACTTTAATCAAACCTTTATAAATAGCCAAACCGTTAATAAATTTAATGCCCTTTTGAATTACCACCATAAGCAATATAAATTTATTGGCGGCTACGAACACCTTAAGATTGGAAACCAAGATTTTTCGAATGCTACCTTAGGCCTTTCCATATTTTTTTAA
- a CDS encoding glycosyltransferase translates to MKKRILVAPLNWGLGHATRCIPIINALVQEGFVPIIASDGDALSLLRKEFPNLSSIELPSYNITYAKNGKMFKLKLIKDSPRLLKTIKAEKKAISGILEHNDIAGIISDNRLGVRNKNTPSVFITHQLNVLSGTTTWLSTKMHQKFIKKFDACWVPDTDGELNLSGKLGHTKTFDIPTKYIGPLSRFNTKPCDIKNDLLVLLSGPEPQRTMLEQKLFEELKNYKGKVVFVKGILEQEQTIQIIGNMTIYNFMTSDLLEKTLNESALVLSRSGYTTVMDLAKLNKKAFFIPTPGQFEQEYLAERLTEMQLVPSCSQDEFTIEKLNNTSNFIGLKAFNFNLDYKELFSLF, encoded by the coding sequence ATGAAAAAACGAATTTTAGTTGCGCCTTTAAATTGGGGACTCGGACATGCCACCCGGTGCATCCCCATTATCAATGCTTTAGTACAGGAAGGCTTTGTGCCCATTATTGCTAGTGATGGGGATGCGCTTTCACTGTTGCGAAAGGAATTCCCAAACTTATCGTCTATTGAACTGCCTTCGTACAATATTACGTATGCCAAAAACGGCAAAATGTTTAAGCTAAAATTGATAAAGGATTCGCCCAGACTATTAAAGACCATTAAAGCTGAAAAAAAAGCCATTAGTGGTATTTTAGAACATAATGATATTGCGGGCATTATATCTGATAATCGCTTGGGCGTTAGAAACAAAAACACACCCTCGGTATTTATTACGCACCAGCTGAATGTTTTAAGTGGCACTACCACTTGGCTGAGCACCAAAATGCACCAAAAGTTTATTAAAAAGTTTGATGCTTGCTGGGTTCCTGATACTGATGGTGAACTAAATTTAAGCGGAAAGTTGGGACATACAAAAACATTTGACATCCCCACAAAATATATTGGCCCTTTAAGTAGGTTTAACACCAAGCCATGCGACATAAAAAACGACTTACTGGTATTACTTTCTGGGCCGGAGCCACAACGCACCATGCTTGAACAAAAACTTTTTGAAGAACTTAAAAACTACAAAGGAAAAGTGGTTTTTGTAAAAGGCATCCTGGAACAGGAGCAAACTATACAAATTATTGGCAACATGACTATTTACAATTTTATGACCTCCGACCTATTGGAAAAAACATTAAATGAAAGCGCCTTGGTACTTTCGCGATCGGGATATACAACGGTTATGGATTTAGCCAAACTTAACAAAAAGGCCTTTTTTATACCAACACCCGGCCAATTTGAACAGGAATATTTAGCGGAACGATTAACAGAAATGCAATTAGTGCCCAGTTGCAGTCAAGACGAGTTTACTATTGAAAAACTGAACAATACCTCAAATTTTATTGGGCTTAAGGCTTTTAATTTTAATTTGGATTATAAAGAGCTATTCAGCCTTTTCTAA
- a CDS encoding ATP-binding protein, with the protein MQTKFKKSYRFAIKTSLYITIYITLLMSVFLYYFYEFKWYQVLGISISLFVFCFLIIQYSVERFIYKRVKKIYDDLTLLESADLSKGPITTDMRTLTQEIDKFAKDKKIEIETLKVREEYRKEFFGNVSHELKTPLFTVQGYILTLLDGAIEDKAIREKYLKRASKGIERLGYIVKDLDMITKLEVGDLRLKIETFDIVELTKSVFDMLEMKASKKKITLTFDRDYPTPILVNADKDRIQQVLVNLVVNSLKYGNTKGTTEISIENLIKNKVIVRVTDNGEGIEKVHVPRLFERFYRVDKSGSRKEGGSGLGLSIVKHIIEAHQEKIYVESEYGVGSEFSFTLEKAE; encoded by the coding sequence ATGCAGACAAAATTTAAAAAATCATACCGGTTTGCGATAAAAACATCGCTATACATAACCATATACATAACACTCCTAATGAGTGTTTTTTTATATTACTTCTACGAGTTTAAATGGTATCAGGTTTTAGGTATATCAATTAGCCTTTTTGTGTTTTGCTTTTTAATTATTCAGTATAGTGTAGAGCGATTTATATACAAAAGGGTAAAAAAAATCTATGATGACTTAACGTTATTGGAGTCGGCTGATTTAAGCAAAGGCCCTATAACGACAGATATGCGCACCCTAACCCAAGAAATAGATAAGTTTGCCAAAGACAAAAAAATTGAAATTGAAACCTTAAAGGTGCGTGAAGAATACCGTAAGGAGTTTTTCGGTAATGTGTCGCACGAGTTAAAAACCCCCCTATTTACGGTTCAAGGTTATATATTAACCTTGTTAGACGGTGCTATTGAAGATAAGGCAATTCGGGAAAAATATTTAAAACGTGCTAGTAAAGGTATAGAAAGGCTGGGCTATATTGTTAAGGATTTGGATATGATAACCAAATTAGAGGTAGGCGACCTAAGGTTGAAAATAGAAACCTTTGATATTGTTGAGCTTACCAAAAGTGTATTCGATATGTTAGAGATGAAAGCCTCTAAAAAGAAGATTACACTAACATTCGACAGAGATTACCCAACCCCAATATTAGTAAACGCAGATAAAGACCGCATCCAACAAGTTTTGGTAAACTTGGTGGTAAACTCCTTAAAGTATGGGAACACAAAAGGAACCACAGAGATAAGCATAGAAAATCTTATAAAAAACAAAGTCATTGTTCGCGTAACCGATAATGGCGAGGGTATAGAAAAAGTACATGTGCCTAGGTTGTTCGAGCGTTTTTACCGTGTAGATAAAAGTGGATCCAGAAAAGAGGGCGGTTCGGGCTTAGGGCTTTCCATTGTAAAACATATTATTGAGGCCCACCAAGAAAAAATTTATGTTGAAAGCGAGTACGGCGTGGGTAGCGAATTTTCATTCACTTTAGAAAAGGCTGAATAG
- a CDS encoding response regulator transcription factor — translation MKKKDIKILLVDDEPDILEIVGYNLSNEGYHVITAENGQEGVKKAKKEIPHLIILDVMMPEMDGIEACEIIRKNPDLKNTIVTFLTARGEDYSQVAGFDAGADDYITKPIKPKVLVSKVKALLRRFKEEDVDDTVKVGSLVINRDEYKITSKGKEIILPRKEFELLSLLASKPGKVFKRDEILDTVWGNEVVVGGRTIDVHIRKLREKLGDDSFKTIKGVGYKFVD, via the coding sequence ATGAAGAAGAAAGATATTAAAATTCTTTTAGTTGATGATGAGCCCGATATTTTAGAAATTGTAGGGTATAACCTAAGCAACGAAGGCTATCATGTCATTACAGCCGAAAACGGACAAGAAGGTGTGAAAAAGGCAAAAAAGGAAATTCCGCATTTAATTATTTTAGATGTGATGATGCCTGAAATGGACGGTATTGAAGCCTGTGAAATTATCCGTAAAAATCCAGATTTAAAAAACACTATCGTAACTTTTTTAACAGCGAGGGGTGAAGATTACTCGCAGGTTGCTGGGTTTGATGCAGGGGCTGATGATTACATCACCAAGCCCATTAAGCCAAAAGTATTGGTAAGTAAGGTTAAAGCGCTTCTAAGACGATTTAAGGAAGAAGATGTTGACGACACCGTTAAAGTGGGCAGCTTAGTGATTAATAGAGATGAATACAAAATCACATCAAAAGGAAAAGAGATAATATTGCCGCGAAAAGAATTTGAATTATTATCTTTATTGGCATCAAAGCCCGGTAAAGTTTTCAAGCGAGACGAAATACTCGATACCGTTTGGGGCAACGAGGTAGTTGTTGGCGGAAGAACCATTGATGTGCACATAAGAAAATTACGTGAAAAACTGGGTGATGATAGTTTTAAAACCATAAAAGGCGTCGGCTATAAGTTTGTAGATTAA
- a CDS encoding T9SS type A sorting domain-containing protein → MKKLYFTMLCFAFLLFSAQEVTAQSIWNNPPQEKGIKGLSVFPNPLNTTTNTFLTIQSSLNANKNIAFYDVLGKRIFATFLRGKQLNISNLKPGIYILKVTENNISETRKLVIK, encoded by the coding sequence ATGAAAAAGCTTTACTTCACCATGTTGTGTTTTGCATTTTTACTGTTTTCTGCACAGGAAGTCACAGCACAAAGCATATGGAATAATCCGCCACAAGAAAAAGGCATTAAAGGACTTTCGGTTTTCCCAAACCCTTTAAACACCACTACCAATACTTTTTTAACAATACAATCCTCCTTAAACGCGAACAAAAATATAGCGTTTTATGATGTTTTGGGGAAACGTATTTTTGCTACTTTTTTAAGAGGCAAACAATTGAATATTTCTAATCTCAAACCAGGAATCTATATTTTAAAAGTTACCGAAAACAACATTAGCGAAACCCGAAAATTAGTGATAAAGTAA